A portion of the Granulosicoccus antarcticus IMCC3135 genome contains these proteins:
- a CDS encoding ABC transporter ATP-binding protein — MEFKSKDFSDAKPVLKIRNLEVRLTGRPNAELVLNGINLDIRAGETHCLVGESGSGKSVTSLAAMSLLPKDALEIQGGLIDLNGFDITNATAPQMRDLRARKISMIFQEPMTALNPVLRVGEQIEEVLNTHTNMTGSEVKKRTIDMMEQVHLPDVERIYTAFPHQLSGGQRQRIMIAMALILDPDLLIADEPTTALDVTTQLQILKLIAEMQERNGTAVLFITHDMGVVAEIADTVSVMQKGQIVEHAPIRDLLTNPQVAYTKKLLSAVPNLAPRAARQVSAGPDIVAVEGLDMTYGGNGFFFKSEGVKAARNVNFSIAPGRTLGIVGESGSGKSTVARCIMRLIDPTAGKITIAGSEIAQLTRRQLQPHRKHFQIVFQDPYRSLNPRWTVARSLCEGPINFGTSREVAMEHAAELMELVDLPRDALERYPHQFSGGQRQRIAIARAVAMKPDLLVADEAVSALDVSVQAQVLDLLDDIQDKFGVAMLFITHDLRVAAQICDEVLVMQKGLVVEHGPAGEVLASPHHDYTRNLIEAAPGRDWDFANFCALDRASTFTGTAA, encoded by the coding sequence ATGGAATTCAAATCAAAGGACTTCAGTGACGCCAAGCCCGTTCTCAAGATTCGCAACCTTGAAGTACGCCTGACGGGTCGACCCAATGCCGAGCTCGTACTCAACGGCATCAACCTTGATATCCGCGCCGGAGAAACGCACTGCCTTGTCGGCGAGTCCGGATCGGGAAAATCCGTCACTTCATTGGCCGCGATGAGCTTGCTGCCAAAGGATGCATTGGAAATTCAGGGCGGTCTGATCGATCTCAATGGATTTGATATCACAAATGCCACCGCACCGCAGATGCGCGATCTGCGCGCCCGTAAAATCTCAATGATCTTTCAGGAGCCGATGACTGCACTGAACCCTGTTCTGCGAGTCGGCGAGCAGATCGAGGAAGTACTCAATACGCACACCAACATGACCGGCTCAGAAGTTAAAAAGCGCACCATCGACATGATGGAACAGGTCCATCTGCCGGATGTGGAGCGGATCTACACCGCTTTTCCACATCAACTTTCAGGTGGCCAGCGGCAGCGCATCATGATTGCGATGGCACTGATCCTCGACCCTGACCTGCTCATCGCGGACGAACCAACGACGGCGCTGGATGTCACCACGCAGCTCCAGATTCTGAAACTGATAGCCGAGATGCAGGAACGCAACGGCACCGCCGTACTGTTCATAACCCATGACATGGGTGTTGTGGCCGAGATTGCCGACACGGTCAGCGTCATGCAAAAGGGTCAGATTGTCGAACATGCACCGATCCGGGATCTGCTGACAAACCCGCAAGTGGCCTACACCAAAAAACTGCTAAGCGCCGTGCCGAACCTTGCACCGCGCGCCGCACGACAGGTCTCGGCGGGACCGGACATCGTCGCCGTCGAAGGCCTGGACATGACCTATGGCGGCAACGGCTTTTTCTTTAAATCCGAAGGGGTCAAGGCTGCCCGCAACGTAAACTTTTCCATTGCTCCGGGCCGCACACTGGGAATCGTCGGTGAGTCAGGATCCGGTAAATCCACAGTGGCACGCTGTATCATGCGGCTGATTGATCCTACCGCGGGCAAGATCACCATCGCAGGTTCAGAGATAGCCCAACTCACCCGCCGCCAATTGCAGCCGCATCGCAAACATTTTCAGATTGTCTTTCAGGACCCCTACCGCTCACTCAACCCGCGCTGGACCGTCGCACGCAGCTTGTGCGAAGGGCCCATTAACTTCGGCACCTCCCGCGAAGTGGCCATGGAGCATGCTGCCGAGCTAATGGAACTGGTGGACCTGCCTCGCGATGCTCTGGAGCGTTATCCTCATCAGTTCTCGGGCGGGCAACGTCAACGAATCGCTATAGCACGAGCCGTGGCCATGAAACCTGACCTACTGGTTGCGGATGAAGCGGTGTCGGCACTCGATGTCAGCGTACAGGCACAGGTTCTGGATCTGCTTGACGACATTCAGGACAAATTTGGTGTCGCCATGCTCTTCATTACCCACGATCTGCGTGTCGCGGCGCAGATATGCGATGAAGTTCTGGTGATGCAAAAGGGACTGGTCGTAGAACACGGGCCCGCTGGCGAGGTACTGGCCAGCCCACACCACGACTACACAAGAAATCTGATAGAGGCAGCCCCTGGACGTGACTGGGATTTCGCCAATTTCTGCGCGCTGGATCGCGCCTCAACTTTTACAGGAACTGCAGCATGA
- a CDS encoding ABC transporter substrate-binding protein, whose translation MSTFRSVLKNTHYITAALLMGTALLASAQENETTVTAVMHSGLRVLDPVITTAHITRDHGYMIYDVLTAVDDKFAPQPQMASWEISEDGLSYTFTLRDGLMFHDGAPVTGADVVASLKRWGKKDSGGQLIFDVTESLESTDEKTVVWRLSKQFGPLLDVISKQSAVPPFIMPARVAETSADETITEYVGSGPFVFNESEYKPGVNVTYEKFDDYVPRSEPASWMAGGKVVNVDKVIWTTMPDALTALNALSAGEIDYLEQVQIDLMPIVGGNPDVIVEKRDELGYVTIGRPNHLLPPFDNKLIRQAAMAALDQESMLATMQGDPEYYNVCGAIFGCSTPLGDEAGSEVLTSGANVDTAKALLKEAGYDGTPIVLMAPTDVISLINQPVVAAQALREAGFEVDMQSMDWQSVVQRRAQQQPVSEGGWNLFFTNWIVPEVSDPLINVMANGRGDEAWFGWPTDPEIEKLRADFVAAGDMAAQKEVALEIQEHVMDNVNYIMMGEYIIPQARRTTIQNMLPSPVPVFWNMTKEDE comes from the coding sequence ATGTCGACTTTTAGGTCTGTACTGAAAAACACACACTATATTACCGCAGCGCTACTGATGGGAACTGCGCTGCTTGCAAGCGCACAGGAAAACGAGACAACCGTCACCGCTGTGATGCATTCGGGTTTGCGTGTTCTGGACCCGGTAATCACCACGGCCCATATCACGCGAGACCATGGTTACATGATCTATGACGTGCTGACAGCAGTGGACGACAAGTTTGCCCCCCAACCGCAAATGGCCAGCTGGGAGATCTCCGAGGACGGATTGAGCTACACATTCACTCTGCGTGACGGACTGATGTTTCATGACGGTGCGCCCGTGACTGGAGCTGATGTAGTCGCCTCGCTCAAACGCTGGGGTAAAAAGGATTCGGGCGGCCAGCTCATCTTTGATGTCACTGAAAGCCTTGAATCTACAGACGAAAAGACCGTTGTCTGGAGACTGAGCAAGCAGTTCGGACCGCTGCTTGACGTGATCTCCAAACAATCTGCTGTACCGCCTTTTATCATGCCGGCTCGAGTCGCCGAGACATCGGCAGACGAGACTATCACTGAGTATGTCGGTTCAGGACCTTTCGTGTTCAACGAATCGGAATACAAGCCCGGTGTCAATGTCACTTACGAAAAATTCGACGACTATGTACCGCGCTCCGAACCCGCCTCATGGATGGCAGGTGGCAAGGTTGTCAACGTAGACAAGGTAATCTGGACCACGATGCCCGACGCTTTGACAGCACTCAACGCCTTGTCAGCCGGTGAGATCGATTACCTTGAACAGGTTCAGATCGACCTGATGCCGATCGTCGGAGGCAATCCGGACGTTATTGTCGAAAAACGCGATGAACTGGGTTACGTGACCATCGGACGCCCTAACCACTTGTTGCCTCCGTTCGATAACAAACTGATTCGCCAGGCCGCAATGGCAGCACTTGACCAGGAGTCGATGCTTGCAACGATGCAGGGCGATCCCGAATACTACAATGTCTGTGGCGCAATCTTCGGCTGCTCAACGCCGCTTGGGGATGAAGCTGGCTCTGAAGTTCTGACCAGTGGTGCCAATGTCGATACGGCCAAAGCCCTTCTTAAAGAGGCCGGCTATGACGGAACACCCATCGTCCTGATGGCACCAACGGATGTCATCAGCTTGATCAACCAACCCGTCGTTGCGGCACAGGCTCTGCGAGAAGCCGGCTTTGAGGTTGATATGCAATCCATGGACTGGCAGTCAGTTGTACAACGACGTGCCCAGCAACAACCCGTGTCCGAGGGCGGTTGGAACCTGTTTTTCACCAACTGGATAGTGCCTGAGGTTTCCGATCCATTGATCAACGTCATGGCAAACGGTCGTGGCGACGAGGCCTGGTTTGGCTGGCCGACTGATCCTGAGATTGAAAAGCTGCGTGCCGACTTTGTCGCAGCTGGCGATATGGCAGCCCAGAAAGAAGTGGCCCTTGAGATTCAGGAACATGTGATGGACAACGTCAACTACATAATGATGGGCGAATACATCATTCCGCAGGCGCGTCGAACCACCATTCAGAACATGCTTCCCTCACCGGTCCCTGTTTTCTGGAACATGACCAAAGAAGACGAGTAA
- a CDS encoding response regulator, protein MMTTKRHSVLLVDDNEIDIMVHCRALKRSGRFDTVKTAQSGKEALEILEKHAASRLAEPERFPVMLMLLDINMPVMNGFDLLDRLATLSITDDPRFIVMLTSSSAVTDRQKALSDTRVVDYLVKPFSTADAHALADKLDSWQVND, encoded by the coding sequence ATGATGACCACCAAAAGGCACAGTGTACTTCTCGTCGATGATAATGAGATCGACATTATGGTGCATTGCCGAGCGCTCAAACGTAGTGGCCGATTCGACACCGTCAAAACTGCACAGTCTGGCAAGGAAGCACTGGAAATTCTGGAGAAACACGCGGCCAGCCGGTTAGCAGAACCAGAGCGATTCCCGGTAATGCTCATGCTGCTGGACATCAACATGCCGGTCATGAATGGCTTCGATTTGCTTGATCGACTAGCCACGTTGAGCATTACCGATGATCCGCGCTTTATCGTGATGCTGACCTCTTCCAGCGCCGTCACAGACAGACAAAAGGCACTAAGCGACACTCGGGTTGTTGATTACCTGGTCAAGCCCTTCAGCACAGCGGATGCGCACGCGTTAGCAGACAAACTTGATAGCTGGCAGGTCAACGACTGA
- a CDS encoding sensor histidine kinase — translation MTDEQTTTHSADWYEQILDAMPDMVLVKGPKSRLLWANRTFREYYGLSNEELRQLIDGKHSDPDDTLQYVKDDHRVFQTGLNIDIPAEPITDANGTVRYMHTIKSPIHADGEVVRQVGVSRPVTDSALIAQTSKKRTESKESTESLRTLVRAMPSAVVMFDSAHRILACSEEFARLLTTLLAQPITIEELLGQDYVNQLEAILPLLSDIDATMEGMQPPRRVEAISSPGNVDSWIEIESRPWHDASGTISGSVAVLYDVTQQHLAQKELLQANDELSQFNYHVSHDLVSPITSTRGLLSTIAEDIKDAEYEQLPEMIAMAEGQLLKLSNLVNDLMVLARADTATVNATELDLAAMIHEIGATQHLDNDPDSTNDVELHLEVKTLNSDKTRITQVMTNLLSNARKFRDESEAEPRISVRSFKQGFCTVVEVSDNGLGIDNDLSHDVFTIFTRGSAQHSGHGLGLYIVKKHIDRVGGQVQITNHRKPTTFSISLPDKPQ, via the coding sequence ATGACCGACGAACAAACGACGACCCACAGCGCTGACTGGTACGAACAGATTCTGGACGCCATGCCAGACATGGTTCTGGTCAAAGGGCCGAAGTCGCGTCTGCTATGGGCCAACCGCACATTTCGTGAATACTACGGCCTCTCCAACGAAGAGCTGCGCCAGCTAATCGATGGAAAACACAGCGATCCTGACGACACTCTGCAATACGTCAAAGATGATCACCGAGTGTTTCAAACAGGCTTGAATATCGATATACCGGCAGAGCCTATCACCGATGCAAACGGCACCGTACGCTATATGCATACGATCAAGAGTCCGATCCACGCTGATGGAGAGGTCGTCCGACAGGTCGGTGTCAGCCGCCCCGTGACTGATTCTGCCCTGATCGCGCAAACATCAAAAAAAAGGACCGAAAGCAAGGAGTCAACAGAGTCACTGCGCACACTGGTCAGAGCCATGCCTAGCGCCGTGGTCATGTTCGACTCCGCACATCGCATTCTGGCCTGCAGTGAAGAGTTTGCACGATTGCTGACCACCCTGCTCGCACAACCGATCACAATCGAAGAGCTTCTCGGGCAAGATTACGTTAATCAACTGGAAGCAATTCTGCCTCTGCTAAGCGATATCGATGCGACTATGGAGGGCATGCAGCCACCGAGACGAGTCGAAGCGATATCGTCACCAGGAAACGTAGATAGCTGGATTGAAATCGAGAGCAGGCCCTGGCACGACGCCAGCGGCACCATCTCGGGTAGCGTCGCAGTGTTATACGACGTTACTCAGCAGCACCTTGCCCAGAAAGAACTGCTGCAAGCCAATGATGAGCTCTCTCAGTTCAATTACCACGTCTCACACGATCTCGTGTCACCGATCACCAGCACCCGCGGCTTATTGAGCACAATCGCTGAGGACATCAAAGACGCTGAATATGAACAGTTGCCTGAGATGATAGCCATGGCGGAGGGGCAATTACTCAAGCTGAGCAATCTTGTCAATGATCTGATGGTACTTGCACGAGCCGATACCGCAACGGTTAACGCCACTGAGCTCGATCTGGCCGCAATGATCCATGAAATCGGTGCCACTCAGCATCTGGACAACGACCCTGACTCTACCAATGATGTCGAACTGCATCTGGAGGTCAAAACACTCAATTCAGACAAAACCCGCATCACTCAGGTGATGACCAATTTATTATCGAACGCTCGCAAGTTTCGTGATGAATCTGAAGCTGAACCCAGAATTTCAGTCAGATCATTCAAACAAGGTTTTTGTACTGTCGTGGAAGTCAGTGATAATGGTCTTGGCATTGACAACGATCTGAGTCATGACGTTTTTACGATATTTACCCGTGGTTCGGCGCAACATTCTGGCCACGGCCTTGGCCTGTACATCGTTAAAAAGCATATCGACAGAGTCGGCGGCCAGGTGCAGATCACAAATCATCGCAAACCGACAACATTCAGTATCAGCTTGCCGGATAAACCACAATGA
- a CDS encoding ATP adenylyltransferase family protein, whose translation MTSTWMNAIDKCSASALTSGDLQPVQVEQDVMEDAGMRFVVRWVSSLAAKDALKNDAPKNEVRNEVKVAIPGGPRDPDFNPFLNPDPELTVGALGDEHVVILNKFPLCDRHLVLARRSFEEQLLPLTRSDFAALATIMGEAGGTGLYNGGAAAGASQRHKHLQWIPATHGNASLEFYAAGLPTDLQEQEVATHASLVMKHCFVRVNCGQDVPIDAAADSLFAGFERACHQLDLTPGVDGLLAPFNLLAGNGWLLLVPRSQECFEQISISAVGFGGTLYTRTPEQIEAIRQEGPLRVLAAVSC comes from the coding sequence ATGACAAGCACGTGGATGAATGCGATTGACAAGTGCAGTGCGAGTGCACTGACTTCTGGTGATTTGCAACCGGTGCAAGTGGAGCAGGACGTTATGGAGGATGCCGGCATGCGGTTCGTCGTACGCTGGGTCTCTTCGCTGGCAGCCAAAGATGCGCTCAAGAATGATGCGCCCAAAAATGAGGTCAGGAACGAAGTCAAGGTTGCGATTCCGGGTGGGCCGCGTGATCCCGATTTCAACCCGTTCCTGAATCCTGATCCGGAGTTGACGGTGGGAGCACTGGGTGATGAGCATGTGGTGATCCTGAACAAATTCCCGCTATGCGATCGGCATCTGGTGCTGGCGCGGCGCAGCTTTGAGGAGCAATTGCTGCCGCTGACGCGCAGTGATTTTGCAGCGCTGGCAACCATCATGGGTGAGGCTGGTGGCACCGGGCTGTACAACGGCGGTGCGGCGGCGGGCGCTAGCCAACGCCACAAGCATTTGCAGTGGATTCCAGCAACACACGGCAATGCAAGTCTTGAATTCTATGCTGCCGGACTACCGACTGATCTCCAGGAGCAAGAGGTGGCGACGCATGCTTCTCTGGTGATGAAGCACTGTTTTGTGCGTGTGAACTGTGGGCAGGACGTGCCGATAGATGCTGCCGCGGATAGCCTGTTCGCAGGCTTTGAGCGTGCCTGTCATCAGCTGGATCTGACGCCGGGCGTCGATGGGCTGCTGGCGCCATTCAATCTGTTAGCGGGCAACGGCTGGTTATTGTTGGTACCACGTAGTCAGGAATGCTTCGAGCAGATCTCGATCAGTGCGGTGGGTTTCGGCGGCACTCTGTACACCCGCACGCCTGAGCAGATAGAAGCCATACGTCAGGAGGGTCCCTTACGCGTACTGGCGGCTGTGAGCTGCTGA
- a CDS encoding M20 aminoacylase family protein has product MNVIPQIEAFAPELTQIRQDFHAHPELGFEETRTSGIVAQQLHSYGVDEVFEGLGGTGVVGLIKGKGDSNRRIGLRADMDALPIEETSGVPYTSTNTGRMHACGHDGHTTMLLGAARYLAETRDFAGTVVLIFQPAEEGLGGARRMISEGLFDKFPCEEIYGMHNDPNSDPGVVTVTPGPAMAGASFFDITIKGTGSHAAMPHQSKDPIVIGTSLVQQLQSIVSRNTSPNKPIVLSVTTFNAGSAYNVVPDTATLSGTVRYFHDEVSQMADTRIRELCAGMAQAYGVEITVELRNVFDVLINDAELTTAYVAAAADIVGADMATESTEQSTGSEDFADMLKVVPGAYCRVGHAGSIPLHNPAFVLDDGILPVGASIYARIVETRLPNS; this is encoded by the coding sequence ATGAACGTTATCCCTCAGATCGAAGCATTTGCCCCAGAATTGACACAAATCCGTCAGGATTTTCATGCCCACCCCGAGCTGGGCTTCGAAGAGACCCGCACCTCCGGCATCGTTGCCCAACAACTTCACAGCTATGGAGTGGATGAGGTGTTTGAAGGATTGGGCGGCACAGGGGTGGTCGGGCTGATCAAGGGCAAGGGTGATAGTAATCGCCGCATCGGCTTGCGCGCCGACATGGACGCCCTGCCCATTGAGGAAACCTCAGGCGTGCCCTATACCTCGACCAACACAGGAAGGATGCACGCTTGCGGGCATGACGGTCATACCACCATGCTGCTGGGTGCGGCGCGCTACCTGGCGGAGACTCGCGACTTTGCGGGTACTGTCGTACTGATCTTCCAACCCGCCGAAGAAGGGCTGGGCGGTGCACGACGCATGATCAGTGAGGGCTTGTTTGATAAATTCCCCTGCGAGGAAATCTACGGCATGCACAACGACCCTAATTCCGACCCAGGCGTTGTGACAGTGACTCCCGGTCCAGCCATGGCCGGCGCCTCGTTCTTTGATATCACTATCAAAGGTACCGGCAGCCATGCCGCCATGCCGCACCAGTCAAAGGATCCTATTGTCATCGGCACTAGCCTGGTCCAGCAGTTACAGAGCATCGTCAGTCGTAATACATCGCCGAACAAACCCATTGTGCTATCGGTAACCACGTTCAATGCAGGTTCAGCCTATAACGTAGTACCCGACACAGCCACCCTATCGGGTACGGTCCGGTATTTCCACGACGAGGTCTCGCAGATGGCAGATACACGTATCCGTGAACTCTGCGCAGGAATGGCACAGGCCTATGGGGTCGAGATCACCGTAGAGCTGCGCAACGTCTTCGATGTGCTGATAAATGATGCCGAACTCACTACCGCCTATGTCGCTGCAGCTGCCGATATCGTCGGTGCGGACATGGCGACGGAATCCACTGAACAGTCGACCGGCTCTGAGGATTTCGCCGATATGCTCAAGGTGGTCCCGGGTGCCTATTGCCGGGTTGGCCATGCGGGCAGCATTCCACTACACAACCCAGCCTTTGTACTTGACGACGGCATTTTGCCTGTAGGTGCATCTATTTATGCGCGCATTGTCGAGACCCGTCTACCCAATAGCTGA
- a CDS encoding ABC transporter permease — MFLYILKRVLATIPVMIIVAIFVFLLLRLTPGDPAAILAGDAATPAQLERIRDGLGLNDPLITQFMTWMNQLLHGDLGTSLLSNTPVAGMVAERLGPTINIALMTITISVLLAVPMGVIAAWRHRTWIDFLVMSFSVLGFSVPVFVIGYILIQIFAIELRWVPVQGYKDPSDGFGAFFSRALLPSLTLATIYIALIARMTRASMLEVLGEDYIRTARAKGVRENVVLFRHALRNAAVPILTIIGTGFALLISGVVVTESVFNIPGIGRLTVDAILARDYPVIQAMILLTAGIYVFVNLLVDISYSFFDPRIRY, encoded by the coding sequence ATGTTTCTCTATATTCTCAAACGCGTGCTGGCCACGATCCCGGTGATGATCATCGTCGCCATCTTTGTGTTCCTGCTCCTGCGCCTGACGCCCGGCGACCCTGCTGCGATCCTAGCCGGAGATGCTGCAACTCCTGCCCAACTCGAACGCATTCGCGACGGACTTGGCTTGAACGACCCACTGATCACGCAATTCATGACCTGGATGAACCAGCTGTTACATGGCGATCTGGGCACCTCGCTGCTGTCCAATACACCCGTTGCGGGCATGGTCGCTGAACGACTGGGACCGACAATCAATATCGCTCTGATGACCATCACAATCTCGGTCCTGCTGGCGGTCCCCATGGGGGTTATCGCTGCCTGGCGCCATCGCACCTGGATCGATTTTCTTGTAATGTCCTTTTCAGTGCTTGGTTTTTCCGTACCGGTCTTCGTTATCGGCTACATCTTGATTCAGATTTTTGCCATCGAGCTGCGCTGGGTACCCGTGCAAGGCTACAAGGATCCTTCAGATGGCTTTGGCGCCTTCTTTTCGCGAGCGCTCCTACCCTCTCTTACGCTGGCAACCATCTATATCGCATTGATCGCAAGAATGACCCGAGCCTCCATGCTCGAAGTATTGGGCGAGGACTATATCCGTACTGCCCGTGCCAAGGGTGTGCGTGAAAACGTTGTACTGTTCCGCCATGCACTGCGCAATGCTGCGGTACCCATTCTGACGATCATCGGTACCGGTTTCGCACTACTGATCTCGGGTGTGGTCGTGACAGAAAGTGTATTCAATATTCCCGGTATTGGACGTCTCACCGTCGACGCCATCCTGGCGCGCGACTATCCGGTAATTCAGGCCATGATCCTGTTGACCGCGGGCATCTATGTCTTTGTGAACCTGCTCGTCGACATCTCATATTCCTTCTTCGATCCAAGGATCCGGTACTGA
- a CDS encoding M20/M25/M40 family metallo-hydrolase produces MTNPLDLPFNTDEMLLGLKPWIETESPTFDAASVNRMMDLVQYELAALGARVERIPGRMGLGDSVRATMPHKNTGQGGILLLGHLDTVHPIGTLEKLPFRREGNICYGPGLMDMKGGNYVYLDALRKLLAAGIETSLPVTVLFTPDEEIGTPSTRELIETEAKRHKYILVPEPARQDGGAVIGRYAIARFKLQTRGRPSHASWALKDGRSAIAEMAKSVAKIENMTTEDRSFSLGVFHAGQWVNCVSSVCDAEVLSMAKTQELLDEGVAMMLALNSDAGDVVMNVCQSVTRPVWEPDQPGTMAMLSIAQEIAGEIGFEMSGCSDGGGSDGNFTGSLGLATLDSIGVRGKGLHTLNEHIEVDSLVERARLAAALFCRLKA; encoded by the coding sequence ATGACTAACCCTCTTGACCTGCCCTTTAACACAGATGAAATGCTTCTGGGACTCAAACCCTGGATCGAAACTGAAAGTCCGACTTTCGACGCTGCATCCGTGAATCGCATGATGGATCTGGTTCAGTACGAACTGGCAGCACTAGGCGCCCGAGTCGAACGGATTCCGGGACGCATGGGTCTTGGTGATAGCGTACGGGCAACCATGCCGCACAAGAATACAGGCCAGGGAGGCATCTTGTTACTCGGCCATCTCGACACTGTACATCCTATTGGTACCTTGGAGAAACTGCCGTTCCGTCGGGAGGGAAACATCTGCTATGGCCCCGGCCTCATGGACATGAAAGGCGGCAATTATGTCTACCTTGATGCCCTGCGCAAACTGTTGGCGGCAGGTATTGAGACCTCTCTTCCTGTCACCGTTCTCTTCACACCGGATGAAGAGATAGGTACCCCCTCGACCCGTGAGCTGATCGAAACAGAAGCAAAACGGCATAAATACATTCTTGTTCCCGAACCCGCTCGTCAGGATGGGGGTGCCGTGATCGGGCGTTATGCGATAGCCCGTTTCAAACTTCAGACACGAGGCAGGCCGAGCCATGCAAGTTGGGCCTTGAAAGACGGCCGCTCGGCAATTGCCGAAATGGCCAAATCTGTCGCAAAAATCGAGAACATGACCACAGAGGACAGATCCTTCTCTCTTGGTGTGTTTCACGCGGGTCAGTGGGTAAATTGCGTATCATCAGTCTGCGATGCTGAAGTGTTGAGCATGGCCAAGACGCAGGAACTTCTGGACGAAGGTGTGGCCATGATGCTGGCGCTCAACTCTGACGCTGGCGACGTGGTGATGAATGTCTGTCAGAGCGTAACCCGTCCAGTATGGGAGCCGGATCAGCCCGGTACCATGGCCATGTTGTCAATCGCCCAGGAAATCGCTGGCGAGATCGGCTTCGAGATGTCAGGTTGTTCCGACGGAGGTGGATCTGACGGCAACTTCACCGGCTCTCTCGGCCTGGCAACACTCGACTCCATCGGGGTGCGCGGCAAAGGGCTGCACACACTGAACGAGCATATCGAAGTCGATAGTCTGGTCGAACGCGCACGCCTCGCTGCCGCGCTTTTCTGCCGTTTGAAGGCATAG
- a CDS encoding thioredoxin family protein, with the protein MEKKRRLLIKSVVSLGVLGVAAGAISGYDTQQRELHDLTSIGAGKPVVVQIHDTSCPDCRSLKSRSLNVLENQSEIQFRLADISTSEGRELQNKYGVQKTTLLLFDAKGKLIDTVVGLQTNVQLESLFARSFPPAT; encoded by the coding sequence ATGGAAAAAAAGCGTCGTCTACTGATCAAGTCAGTCGTATCACTGGGCGTACTGGGCGTTGCCGCTGGCGCAATTTCAGGTTACGACACCCAACAGCGCGAATTACATGACTTGACCAGCATAGGTGCAGGCAAACCCGTCGTCGTACAAATTCACGATACCAGCTGTCCTGATTGCCGAAGCCTCAAGTCGCGTTCTCTGAACGTTCTCGAGAATCAGTCGGAAATTCAATTTAGACTGGCTGATATCTCAACCTCCGAAGGGCGTGAGCTACAGAATAAATATGGTGTTCAAAAAACCACCCTTTTACTGTTTGATGCGAAAGGTAAGCTGATAGATACGGTCGTGGGCTTGCAGACCAATGTACAGCTTGAAAGTCTGTTTGCACGCAGTTTTCCACCGGCAACGTAA
- a CDS encoding ABC transporter permease — protein MTAISNSRHSAFQVLSGLFSLPADARIGIGPMIAAVILVVIVLASLFAPLYVPYDPLAMDAMARLKPPSDTHLLGTDPYGRDTFSRVMMGGRVSLLIGIGTALVSISVGMMIGLVAGFFHAADGVIMRIMDSLMAIPAILLAIALVALNGPSLSSIIIAITVPEVPRVVRLVRSVVLSAREEPFVEAAIALGSSMPKILIQHLMPNTFAPLIVQGTYICASAILIEAILSFLGAGVSTEIPTWGNIMAEGRTYFQIKPGLIFWPGLLLSLCILAINLLGDTARDLLDPRMKKREG, from the coding sequence ATGACAGCCATTTCCAATTCGCGGCATAGTGCCTTTCAGGTACTGAGCGGCCTGTTTTCCCTACCTGCCGATGCCCGCATAGGTATAGGTCCCATGATTGCTGCCGTGATCCTCGTGGTGATCGTTCTGGCCTCACTCTTCGCACCACTCTATGTCCCCTATGATCCGCTCGCAATGGATGCAATGGCACGCCTGAAACCACCTTCCGACACACATCTTCTGGGCACCGATCCCTATGGTCGGGACACCTTTTCCCGTGTCATGATGGGTGGGCGGGTATCGCTGTTGATCGGTATAGGCACCGCCTTGGTCAGCATCTCTGTCGGCATGATGATCGGCCTGGTCGCAGGTTTCTTTCACGCCGCCGATGGCGTGATCATGCGGATAATGGATAGCCTCATGGCGATCCCGGCAATCCTGCTGGCCATAGCCCTGGTTGCCTTGAACGGCCCGAGCCTGTCTTCGATCATCATCGCAATCACCGTACCGGAGGTACCGCGTGTCGTGCGCCTTGTCCGCTCGGTTGTATTGTCGGCCCGCGAAGAACCTTTTGTAGAAGCAGCCATCGCACTTGGCTCTTCCATGCCAAAGATTCTGATTCAACATCTGATGCCCAACACGTTTGCGCCGCTGATCGTGCAAGGCACTTATATATGCGCATCAGCTATCCTGATCGAGGCAATTCTGTCCTTCCTGGGTGCCGGCGTTTCAACAGAGATTCCTACTTGGGGCAATATCATGGCTGAGGGACGCACCTACTTTCAGATTAAACCGGGGCTGATTTTCTGGCCAGGACTGTTGCTGTCCCTATGTATTCTCGCCATCAACCTGCTGGGTGATACAGCGCGCGATCTACTTGATCCACGTATGAAAAAACGGGAGGGTTGA